In Bacillus thuringiensis, the DNA window TTTATATGCTGTAGGAAAAATTGATTCTCTTGAAGAGGTAAAGGATTGGATTGAAATTGTTCATCACCATGTACCGAATAAAGAAAATACGGCAATATATTTAGAAATGTTTTATATGTATGAACGACTTTACAATCGCTTGAAAGAAGAATTTGATTGTATAGCTGCTTTCCAACGTAAACAATAGGGGGATTGGGAGAAATGGTAGTTGGAATCGTACTAGCGGCAGTTGTCATACTACTTTTACTTATTACGGTAGTAAAATGGCATCCATTTGTCGCGTTAATTTTAACAGCAATTGGTGTAGGGTTAGCAATGGGAATGCCATTGATTGGAACTTCACCAAAAGATCCAGGGATTATCGATTCTATTAAATTAGGGCTTGGTAATACGTTAGGGTTTTTAGCGATAGTTTTAGCATTAGGAACGATGCTTGGAAAAATGATGGCCGAATCTGGCGGTGCTGAACGAATTGCTAACACATTAATTGGTCGTTTTGGGAAGAAACGTGTTCACTGGGCAATGATGTTCGTTGCATTTTTAGTAGGAATTCCAGTATTTTTCCAAGTTGGATTTGTACTACTAATTCCATTAGTATTTACAATTGCGTTAGAAACTGGGGTATCACTTATTACAATCGGTATTCCGCTAGTAGCAGGACTATCCGTTGTACACGGACTCGTGCCACCGCATCCAGCAGCGATGGCAGCGGTAGGGATTTTTAAAGCAGATGTAGGGAAGACAATTTTATATGCATTAATTGTCGGACTTCCAACTGCAATTATTTCAGGTCCGCTTTACGGGAAATGGATCGGTGCTCATATACATAAAGAAGTACCGTTAGATATAGCGGAACAATTTATTGAAAGAGATAAGA includes these proteins:
- a CDS encoding GntP family permease, which gives rise to MVVGIVLAAVVILLLLITVVKWHPFVALILTAIGVGLAMGMPLIGTSPKDPGIIDSIKLGLGNTLGFLAIVLALGTMLGKMMAESGGAERIANTLIGRFGKKRVHWAMMFVAFLVGIPVFFQVGFVLLIPLVFTIALETGVSLITIGIPLVAGLSVVHGLVPPHPAAMAAVGIFKADVGKTILYALIVGLPTAIISGPLYGKWIGAHIHKEVPLDIAEQFIERDKKKELPSFGNTLFTILLPVFLMLGASIAEVGLNKTSQLAQVLHFIGDPIVALLIATIYSFFSLGYAKGFSKDKVLQFTNSCLGPIANILLVIGAGGAFNKVLLDSGIGTTIAEMAKESHISPILLGWGIAALIRIATGSATVSMMTAAGIVAPIAASTPGVNVELLALATGAGSLILSHVNDSGFWMIKEYFGMTVKETLLTWTAMETILSVVALGLISLLNIFV